The following nucleotide sequence is from Candidatus Chlamydia corallus.
TCGCCCTCTGTGCTTCTGCTGCGGTAAGTATTATATTTACCGCTAACCCTCTTGCACAGGTATTTATAGATGGGTGTTTGGCTTTAGGCCTTTTACCTATCCCCTTGGCTATAAGATTGCTAGTCTTGGGAATTGTAATTTTACTCTATGGTATTTACTTGTTTCCTCAACAACGCGAGCAATAACACTATGCATAGGTTAATATACTTATCTGTAGATTATTTTTCTTTTTTACATGATACAAGGAACCATGATCGCAGCCTTTATTTTGTTCTAGGTTACTGATTTTAAATAAGGAGGATGAAAATGAAAAAAATCATGTTAGCCCTTCTTTTAGCTCTTACGCTTTCTTCTGGAGGCTCAGCTTTTGGGTGCGAGCCTCGGCTTTGTGGAGCTCCCCAAGACGAAACTCACGACCATTCTGATGATGATTCAAAAGAGGGAACAGGCTCCGAGGAGGAGTCTGAAGATGATTGTGGTGAATGCGACTGCCATTGGTTATAGGATTGCCAGTTTTGGGAATTATAGTTTTACTCTATGATATTTACTTGTTTCCTCAACAACATGAGTAATAACACTATACATTGGTTAATATAGTTTTTATTTGCAGATTATTTTTCTTTTTTTATATAGTGCTTGGAAACCTTTACGGCAGCCTTTGTTTTGTCCTAGGTTACTGATTATTTGGCCAATCTCGGTTTGAGCTGTCGTATTTTAAATAAGGAGAATAAAAATGAAAAAATTAATGTTAGCCCTTCTTTTAGCTCTTGTGCTTCCTTCTGCGGGCTCAGCTTTTGGGTGCGAGCCTCAGCTTTGTGGAGCTCCCCAAGACGAAACCCACGAGAATTCTGGTGATGAGTCAAAAGACGGGTCAGAAGAAGAGAATTCAGATTCCCCAGAGTCTCCAGATCGTGACCATGCTGAATAACTTCAGTTTCAAAAAGACAAGCAAGAGTTTTTCAACTCTTGCTTGTCTTTTTTTTTCTACAACGAGCTGAGCTATGATTTCCATGCTCAAAGTACTCGGATATTAAAATTTTGGAGATTGTTTTGACTTTATGTAACGACGAATAATTTCTAAAAAAATCTTTGTTACTTGTCTCCCCTTCTGAAATTTCTTGACCCATTCATAGTCCAAAGCATAACATAGTTACATGAAGATTAAAAAATCTTTTCAATACGGTTTGTGTCAAGCAAAGAGACTTCAAAACATGCTGCTGAACTATTTAGGTTGTTTGCAGCTAGATAATTTACAATTCAAACAGGATCGATTGGCATACGAGGAGCTTGTCATATTGCTATCTAAATATCACCTAAAAATGTTTTCCCCCCTGCAGAAGGAAGAAATACGTTCTCTTGATTGTGCTAAGCAACACCTACTGTACAAGATTTCAAGAGATTTTAATACCACACAAAATCTAAGGTCCCTCGGGTTAAATGGCTCGGGAGAGATCCCTATGAGCCCTTGCCTCTAAAAGTGGAGGGGGTGGTCACATGTATAGAAGATGTGTGCTAGACAAAATTTTAAAAGGGATTGTTGCTGGTTCTTTAATTTTGTTGTATTGGTCCTCAGACCTACTTGAAAGAGACATCAAGTCAATAAAAGGTAACGTCAGAGATATTCAAGAAGATATTCGTGAAATCTCACGCGTAGTTAAACAACAGCAGATATCACAGGTCATGCCTGCGGTGCCTGGCTCTATAACTCCTCCTAACCTCGTCCGAGACGAGGCTTTTGCTTTGTTGTCTGGAGATCCTGATTATCCTAATTTACTTTCGCCAGACCCCTATAAACAGAAGACTCTCCCTGAACTGCTAGGAACAAATTTTCATCCTCATGGAATTCTGCGTACCGCCCATGTTGGGAAACCTGAAAATTTGAGTCCTTTTAACGGCTTTGATTATGTGATGGGTTTTTATGATCTTTGCATCCCTAGTTTAGCCTCTCCCCACGTAGGAAAATATGAAGCATTTTCTCCAGATCTTGCTGTCAAAATAGAAGAACATCTTGTTGAAGATGGCTCTGGGGATAAGGAGTTTCACATCTATCTCCGTCCTAATATTTTTTGGCGTCCTATAGAGCCTAAGGTCTTTCCAAAGCACGTTCAGCTAGATGAAGTATTCCTACGTCCTCATCCTGTGACAGCTCATGATATTAAGTTTTTCTACGACGTTGTTATGAATCCTTATGTAGCAACAATGCGAGCAGTAGCTTTGCGCTCTTATTATGAAGATATTGTTTCCGTCTCAGTAGAAAACGACTTAAAATTAGTAATCAGATGGAAAGCACACACGATAATCAATGAAGAAGGAAAGGAAGAGCGTAAAGTCCTCTATTCTGCATTCTCTAATACCCTGAGCTTGCAGCCTCTCCCTAGATTTGTATATCAGTATTTTGCTAACGGTGAAAAAATTATTGAAGATGAGAATAACAGCGATGCCTACCGGACAAATTCCATTTGGGCGCAAAATTTCACTATGCATTGGGCGAACAACTATATTGTAAGTTGTGGAGCCTACTACTTTGCAGGTATGGATGATGAGAAGATAGTTTTTTCTAGAAATCCTGATTTCTATGATCCTCTTGCAGCTCTCCTTGAAAAGCGTTACGTTTATTTTAAAGAAAGCTCAGACTCTTTATTTCAAGATTTTAAGACAGGAAAAATAGATATTTCCTACCTTCCCCCAAACCAAAGGGATAACTTCTATAGTTTTATGAAAAGCCCTGCGTACAACAAGCAAGTGGCTAAAGGGGGGGCAATTCGTGAAACGATCTCATCAGATCGAGCCTATACTTACATAGGATGGAATTGCTACTCGTTATTTTTCCAAAGCCGACAGGTGCGCTGCGCTATGAATATGGCTATCGATAGAGAGAGGATTATCGAACAATGCTTGGATGGCCAAGGCTACACGATTAGCGGACCTTTTGCTTCTAACTCTCCTTCTTATAATAAGCAAATCGAAGGATGGCATTATTCTCCAGAAGAAGCAGCTCGTCTATTGGAAGAAGAGGGTTGGATAGATACCGATGGCGATGGAATCCGAGAAAAAGTTATCGACGGTGTGATTGTCCCGTTCCGTTTCCGTTTGTGCTATTATGTGAAGAGTGTAACAGCTCGAACCATTGCTGATTACGTAGCTACTGCGTGTAAGGAAATCGGGATAGAGTGTAGCCTTCTAGGTCTGGATATGGCCGATCTTTCACAAGCTTTTGATGAGAAGAATTTCGATGCCCTTTTAATGGGGTGGTGTTTAGGAATTCCTCCTGAGGATCCTAGGGCTTTATGGCATTCTGAAGGGGCTATGGAAAAAGGTTCGGCGAATACCGTAGGTTTTCACAATGAAGAAGCTGATAAAATTATAGATAAACTAAGCTATGAATACGATCCCAAAGAACGTAATCGGCTTTACCATCGTTTTCATGAAATTATTCATGAAGAAGCTCCCTATGCTTTCTTATTCTCACGACACTGTTCCTTGCTTTATAAGGATTATGTGAGAAATATTTTCGTACCTATACATAGAACAGATTTAATTCCTGAGGCTCAGGATGAGACTGTCAACCTAACTATGGTATGGCTCGAGAAGAAGGAGGATCAGTGCTTAAGTACATCCTAAAACGTTTAGTTTTAATCCCGCTCACTTTATTTGCTATTGTCTCTATCAATTTTGTAATTTTAAACGCAGCTCCTGGGGATGTTTTGGAAGAAAAGTCTATGGACTCTTTGGGGGAGGCTGGGAAATCCGATAAGATGCGCTCTTATAAGGGTCCTGACCGTTATTTGCAATTTCGAGAACACTATGGGCTCACACTACCTATTTTCCTTAACACTCGCCCTAAGATTACTCATAAGAAGATTCAGGCAGGACTCCAAGAACTTGCACATGCGAGTAATAAAACTGCAGGAGTGAAAAATGGTTCCAAGTCCTGGGTATATTGGGGGGATTGTGCCAAGTTTATCATGCCTGCATTGCTATTTGAAGCTGATGATACCTCCCACGATCTTAAGTATCGCCATATTGCTGCAGACTTATTTATTCGTGGTGGAGTACTCCAAGGCATAGTCGGCCCTAATCTTAGCCCTGAGCAAAGAGTCCGAAATAAAGAGATCGCAGAGAGCAATGCTTTTTTAGTAAGACAGCTCAACGAAGAAGATATCAATACTAAAGTTGAAATGTTAAAAGGATGGTTTCAAGATCACGGAGGAACAGAAGTTTTTTGCTATAGCTCTAAGCAGTTCTGGAAGATTTTTTTTTGTGAGACCCGCTTTTCTCGCTACATGTCACGAGTTTTACGATTAGATTTTGGAACTTTACGAAATGATTCACATAAGACTGTAATTTCAGAAGTCACCAAGCGTTTACGTTGTTCTTTAGTACTATCAATCTTACCTATGATTGTTGGCTTTGTTTTATGCCAACTATTCGGTATGGTAATGGCATTGAAAAGAAACCACTGGATAGACCACTCCCTGAATTTTATTTTTCTTATTCTATTCTCAATTCCTGTATTTGTTGCAGTTCCCTGGATTCTAGATAACTTTGTTATTAATAAAACGATTCCATTTACCTCAATTCCGATGCCCTACTCAGGTTTGTGTTCGCCTCCAGAGGTGTTGAATGAGCTCAGTACTTTAGGGCGTCTCTTTGACTTCTTGTCGCACGGGTTTTTACCTTTCTGTGCAGTTAGCTACGGAGCTCTTGCTGCGCAATCACGATTAAGTCGAGCGATATTTTTAGAAGTATTAAGCCAGGATTTCATTTGTGCGGCTAAAGCTCGAGGGGTGCGCTGGCTGGATATTCTATATAAGCATGTAGGGAAAAACGCTGCAGTGTCTATAGTGACCTCTCTAGCATCTTCATTAGGAACGTTACTTGGAGGGGCTTTGGTTGTGGAAACCTTATTTGATATAGATGGATTTGGAAACTTCTTCTATCAGGCAATTTTAAATCGTGATCACAATGTAGTTTTGTTTTCTGTGCTTGTAGGATCAGCACTATCTTTGGTGGGATATTTGCTGGGAGATATTTGCTACGTACTATTAGATCCACGGGTTCAGCTAGAGGGAAGGAGGATATAAATGCAGAAGCATCCTTCTTTTTATCAACGTTTTTTAGCTGCTTATCATAAGAATTTACTAGCCTCTCTATCATGGAAATTTTTTATTGCGGTTTCCGTGATTGGAATTTACGCTCCTTTATTTGCAAGTAGTAAACCCCTACTTGTCACTTGGCATGGAGAGGCCTTTTTTCCTTTGCTGAGGTACTTGTTTTTCCCAGGATACTACACTAAGCCAGTGGACCTCTTTTTCAACGTTCTGATGGTAATTTTTCCCTTTTTTGTACTTTCTTTTAAGTTGACAAGGGGATGGTTACGCCGTTGGTTGGTGGGGGTGTGTGTCATTTCTCAATGTATTATCTTTTTTTGGGCTTATAGTGGGAAAGTCCAAGATCCAGCATCAGCGGAACATTTAAAAAAAATGCGAGCTGAAAAGGTTCGAGAGAACATGAGTAAGGTACACTCTGAGATGCTAATGCTCGTGCCTAAAGACACACGTACTTGGGAGATGGAACGGCGCTATATGAGTACGTATGAGCAGTTAGGGATTCTCATTAAGGCAAAGTATCGGAAGAAACAAGACGCTTCTTTACAGAAGTACCAGATAGCTTTTGAAGACAAAAGACGATCTCCGATGCCAACATTGCGTCACCTTGAAATGAAAAATGAGAGAATCTGCCTTCAAAGATTACAGCAAAGAGTAGACAAGATGCAGCGTCCCTATGAGACAGCAAAGCAAGCTTGGAATCGCGCTACTGACAACTACCGGCCGTTTCTGATGGCATTGACAAGAATAGAGCATGAATTAAACCTAGCCGATTATAACAATTGGGGACAGCCCGAAGACCTTTGTATTGCTTATGCTGATGTACAGAAACGGGCAGAGCCCTATAAAAATTCTTTGTTAGAGACCCGACACATACTTGAGGGTTATGCAAAGCTGCGCAGTGCTATAAACTTTATTCAAGATAAGCGTGTGTGGATAGAGAAAGAATCCGAAGATCTTCGCATTTTGATCCACCCTTTCTTTAGTAGTTTTCATTGGGAAGATGACGCTGGGGGATCTCGGGAAATGAACAAGTATGTTCCCTGGTGGCAACTTACCAGAGTGACTCGGAAAGATCTGTTTGCATCCTTGGTATTTGGCATTCGCATAGCTTTGGTAGTCGCAGGTATTGGGATTGCTATAGCCCTAGCTATTGGGATTACCATAGGGTTAGTTTCGGGATATTTTGGTGGAACCGTGGATATGATCCTATCTCGGTTTACTGAAATTTGGGAGACCATGCCTGTGCTTTTTATCTTGATGTTGGTAATTTCCATAACACAAAAGAAATCTTTAATATTGAATACGGTCTTGCTGGGATGTTTTGGTTGGACAGGATTTAGTAGGTATATCCGAATTGAAGTGTTAAAACAACGAGACCGCGGATATGTTCTTGCGGCCACAAACTTAGGGTATAGTCACTATTATATTATGGTGCATCAGATTCTTCCCAATGCTGTTGTCCCTGTCATTTCTTTAGTTCCCTTTGCCATGATGGCTATGATTAGCTGTGAAGCAGGTCTGACCTTTTTAGGTTTGGGAGAGGAGAGCTCCGCTTCTTGGGGAAATCTTATGAGAGAAGGTGTTACAGGGTTCCCTGCAGAGAGCGCTGTTCTTTGGCCTCCAGCACTCATATTAACGATGTTGCTGATTGCGATAGCTCTGATAGGAGATGGAGTCCGTGATGCTTTAGATCCCCGTCTGCAAGACTCTTGAGTAGCTATTCATACGAGAGGATAGTAGCTTTTCTCGAATTTCAACAGTATCTCATGAATTGCAGGTCCTAGGATGTAATTACGTTCGCCATTGCTTCCTATGACGCGGTGACAAGGGAAGAAAAGCAGAAGAGGATTTTGCTTGCACGCAGCTCCTACAGTCCTGGGATGTGTATCGGTTTTTTTTGCGATCTCAGCGTAGGTTTGCTGTTCCCCAAAGGGAATCTTTCCAATGCAGTTTAGGATTTTCAGATATTGTGGGGGGATAAGGTTTTTAGCGAAATGCGAGGAAAAGGGAGGATGTTCCCCCTGGGCATACCGCGAACACCATAAAACAA
It contains:
- a CDS encoding methylated-DNA--[protein]-cysteine S-methyltransferase, whose amino-acid sequence is MADDTLIPKLMKDSLSQACSEGLLIAKYPPLQVIVHFDKNFVVKINLSVAPVFSCLFLGPAAHKAMQEIVLWCSRYAQGEHPPFSSHFAKNLIPPQYLKILNCIGKIPFGEQQTYAEIAKKTDTHPRTVGAACKQNPLLLFFPCHRVIGSNGERNYILGPAIHEILLKFEKSYYPLV
- a CDS encoding ABC transporter permease, translated to MLKYILKRLVLIPLTLFAIVSINFVILNAAPGDVLEEKSMDSLGEAGKSDKMRSYKGPDRYLQFREHYGLTLPIFLNTRPKITHKKIQAGLQELAHASNKTAGVKNGSKSWVYWGDCAKFIMPALLFEADDTSHDLKYRHIAADLFIRGGVLQGIVGPNLSPEQRVRNKEIAESNAFLVRQLNEEDINTKVEMLKGWFQDHGGTEVFCYSSKQFWKIFFCETRFSRYMSRVLRLDFGTLRNDSHKTVISEVTKRLRCSLVLSILPMIVGFVLCQLFGMVMALKRNHWIDHSLNFIFLILFSIPVFVAVPWILDNFVINKTIPFTSIPMPYSGLCSPPEVLNELSTLGRLFDFLSHGFLPFCAVSYGALAAQSRLSRAIFLEVLSQDFICAAKARGVRWLDILYKHVGKNAAVSIVTSLASSLGTLLGGALVVETLFDIDGFGNFFYQAILNRDHNVVLFSVLVGSALSLVGYLLGDICYVLLDPRVQLEGRRI
- a CDS encoding ABC transporter permease; this translates as MQKHPSFYQRFLAAYHKNLLASLSWKFFIAVSVIGIYAPLFASSKPLLVTWHGEAFFPLLRYLFFPGYYTKPVDLFFNVLMVIFPFFVLSFKLTRGWLRRWLVGVCVISQCIIFFWAYSGKVQDPASAEHLKKMRAEKVRENMSKVHSEMLMLVPKDTRTWEMERRYMSTYEQLGILIKAKYRKKQDASLQKYQIAFEDKRRSPMPTLRHLEMKNERICLQRLQQRVDKMQRPYETAKQAWNRATDNYRPFLMALTRIEHELNLADYNNWGQPEDLCIAYADVQKRAEPYKNSLLETRHILEGYAKLRSAINFIQDKRVWIEKESEDLRILIHPFFSSFHWEDDAGGSREMNKYVPWWQLTRVTRKDLFASLVFGIRIALVVAGIGIAIALAIGITIGLVSGYFGGTVDMILSRFTEIWETMPVLFILMLVISITQKKSLILNTVLLGCFGWTGFSRYIRIEVLKQRDRGYVLAATNLGYSHYYIMVHQILPNAVVPVISLVPFAMMAMISCEAGLTFLGLGEESSASWGNLMREGVTGFPAESAVLWPPALILTMLLIAIALIGDGVRDALDPRLQDS